The Triplophysa rosa linkage group LG25, Trosa_1v2, whole genome shotgun sequence genome window below encodes:
- the gmppb gene encoding mannose-1-phosphate guanyltransferase beta, whose amino-acid sequence MKALILVGGYGTRLRPLTLTVPKPLVEFCNKPILLHQVEALVKAGVKHVILAVSYMSELLEREMRTQEQRLGIKISLSHEKEPLGTAGPLALARELLTDSEEPFFVLNSDVICDFPFEDMLKFHQQHGREGTIVVTKVEEPSKYGVVVYEGDTGRIHRFVEKPQVFVSNKINAGMYIFSPAMLSRIQLRPTSIEKEIFPVMAEEGHLYAMELQGFWMDIGQPKDFLTGMCMYLQSVRQQAPEKLHTGPGFLGNVLVDPTAVLGKNCTIGPNVTIGAGVVLEDGVRIKRCTVLKGAHIRSHSWLESCIVGWSSSVGQWVRMENVTVLGEDVIVNDELYINGANVLPHKSITDSVPEPRIIM is encoded by the exons ATGAAAGCTCTGATTCTTGTTGGTGGCTATGGCACAAGATTACGGCCGCTCACCCTCACCGTGCCCAAACCGCTGGTGGAGTTCTGCAACAAACCCATCCTGCTTCATCAGGTGGAAGCTCTTGTCAAG GCTGGAGTCAAGCATGTCATCTTGGCTGTCAGTTACATGTCGGAGCTGttggagagagagatgagaactCAGGAGCAAAGA CTTGGAATAAAAATCTCTCTTTCACATGAAAAGGAACCTCTAGGCACTG CTGGTCCTCTGGCATTAGCCCGAGAGCTTTTGACAGACAGCGAGGAACCTTTTTTTGTCCTCAATAGTGACGTCATCTGTGATTTCCCCTTTGAAGACATGTTGAAGTTTCACCAGCAGCATGGCAGGGAGGGTACAATTGTT GTTACTAAAGTGGAAGAGCCATCTAAGTATGGTGTGGTTGTTTATGAAGGGGACACTGGACGGATACACCGCTTTGTAGAGAAACCGCAAGTGTTCGTTTCCAACAAAATTAATGCTGGGATGTACATCTTCAGCCCTGCCATGCTGAGTAGAATCCAG TTGAGACCAACTTCCATTGAGAAGGAAATCTTTCCTGTCATGGCAGAGGAAGGACACCTTTATGCCATGGAGCTGCAAG GGTTCTGGATGGACATTGGCCAGCCCAAAGACTTCCTGACAGGCATGTGCATGTACTTGCAGTCCGTTCGGCAGCAAGCCCCTGAGAAGCTTCACACCGGACCGGGGTTCCTCGGAAACGTTCTTGTG GACCCAACAGCAGTGCTCGGTAAGAACTGTACCATCGGGCCGAATGTGACAATTGGAGCAGGAGTGGTTTTGGAGGATGGTGTGAGGATAAAGCGCTGTACCGTACTAAAGGGGGCGCACATACGCTCCCACTCTTGGCTGGAGTCATGCATCGTGGGATGGAGTTCATCAGTGGGACAGTGG GTGCGGATGGAGAATGTGACGGTTTTAGGGGAAGATGTAATAGTGAATGACGAACTCTACATCAACGGTGCCAATGTTCTGCCACACAAGTCCATCACAGACTCTGTTCCTGAACCACGCATCATCATGTGA